Proteins encoded together in one Aeromonas encheleia window:
- the yidA gene encoding sugar-phosphatase, translating into MYKLIALDMDGTLLNPQGQITPRTHAAIAAARARGVTVVLTSGRPLEGMSAYLIELGLTGPDDYVICYNGALVQQVADHRILRSQLLTGADARAIAHLADELGVNIHGFSVRQGLISPRVSTYTEHESRLVDMPINLVDFATLPLDEQIMKVMMIDPEPLLSRAISQLPAELYQRYTVVRSSPYFLEFMNKQSNKGTGVAALAEHIGLSAAQVIAVGDAGNDRHMIEYAGLGVAMGNATDEIKGLAQHTTARNDDEGVAKVIEQFILNA; encoded by the coding sequence ATGTACAAGCTGATCGCATTGGATATGGATGGCACCCTGTTGAACCCTCAGGGTCAGATCACCCCGCGCACCCACGCCGCCATCGCGGCGGCCCGCGCCAGGGGCGTCACTGTGGTGCTGACCTCGGGACGGCCGCTGGAAGGCATGAGTGCCTATCTGATCGAGCTCGGCCTCACCGGCCCGGATGACTATGTCATCTGCTACAACGGCGCCCTGGTGCAACAGGTCGCGGATCACCGCATCCTGCGCAGCCAGCTGCTGACCGGCGCCGATGCCCGCGCCATCGCCCACCTGGCCGATGAGCTGGGGGTGAACATCCACGGCTTCTCCGTCCGTCAGGGGCTGATCAGCCCCAGGGTCAGCACCTATACCGAGCACGAGTCCCGCCTGGTCGACATGCCGATCAACCTGGTGGACTTCGCCACCCTGCCCCTGGACGAGCAGATCATGAAGGTGATGATGATAGACCCGGAGCCCCTGCTCTCCCGCGCCATCAGCCAGCTGCCCGCCGAGCTCTACCAGCGCTACACAGTGGTGCGCAGCTCCCCCTACTTCCTCGAGTTCATGAACAAGCAGAGCAACAAGGGTACCGGCGTCGCCGCCCTGGCCGAGCACATTGGCCTCAGCGCCGCTCAGGTGATCGCGGTCGGCGATGCGGGCAATGACCGCCACATGATCGAATACGCCGGACTCGGGGTCGCCATGGGCAACGCCACCGACGAGATCAAGGGGCTGGCGCAGCACACCACGGCCCGCAACGATGACGAGGGCGTGGCCAAGGTGATCGAGCAGTTCATCCTGAACGCCTGA
- a CDS encoding DUF342 domain-containing protein, which yields MLNKEWLLLSADMTLVCLRIAPGLAHPITEAQVLSLLLASNCRRYQPLSEGIRQAIGLLNALLANPDARPHPPVPIAQRHDACVLVVIEKDAMSATAQLTADWGGKWLTQAQLQDAVVASGIKQGLSDSLLAAAILASKEAAPGAQLRHVIALGRPVEHGLDTRLERLVETPAERILKPQELDHGRVDMRDLGALITVKAGAPLMRRHPATRGIDGFTVTGQTLPARAGKESQMTVGEGSCVSAADPDLLLASRNGLPCHEKSGMRVDEVLSVKQVDARHGHVSFEGSLLVTGDVMPGMRVQASGDVVIGGFVENGTVVSGGSITVRNGIIGRKQEGNDEYPCQLSAGGEIHASYAQYARLEADGDIHIQSQLSHCYCRSGQDLRVGDSAMRKGHLIGGISIANRLVMAPVIGASAANRTRLQILGGYFSHKEQEQTLRQRKQACGEQLLKLQDLILKLLQLPREKRNPETVQKIKTLRIRQLDEAKSLNEQLAATQAQLQLLMAGMNIVATQRLFPGVEVEMAHHHNRVDIEHGPISFVIRDEQLQLTPYQGHK from the coding sequence GTGTTGAACAAAGAGTGGTTACTGTTATCGGCCGACATGACGCTGGTCTGCCTGCGCATCGCCCCCGGCCTCGCCCACCCCATCACCGAGGCCCAGGTCCTGTCCCTGCTGCTGGCGTCCAACTGTCGGCGCTATCAGCCGCTGAGCGAGGGGATCCGGCAGGCCATCGGCCTGCTCAACGCCCTGCTGGCCAACCCGGACGCCCGCCCCCATCCCCCCGTGCCCATCGCCCAGCGCCACGACGCCTGCGTGCTGGTGGTGATCGAGAAAGACGCCATGAGCGCCACCGCCCAGCTCACCGCGGACTGGGGCGGCAAATGGCTGACCCAGGCCCAGTTGCAGGACGCCGTGGTGGCGAGCGGCATCAAGCAGGGGCTGAGTGACAGCCTGCTCGCCGCCGCCATCCTGGCCAGCAAGGAGGCCGCGCCCGGCGCCCAGCTCAGGCATGTCATCGCCCTCGGCCGGCCGGTCGAGCACGGCCTGGATACCCGGCTGGAACGCCTGGTCGAGACGCCGGCCGAGCGGATCCTCAAGCCCCAGGAGCTGGATCATGGCAGGGTCGACATGCGCGATCTGGGCGCCCTGATCACCGTCAAGGCGGGTGCCCCGCTGATGCGGCGCCATCCCGCCACCCGGGGCATCGACGGCTTCACCGTGACCGGCCAGACGCTGCCGGCCAGAGCGGGCAAGGAGAGCCAGATGACTGTGGGGGAAGGCAGCTGCGTCTCGGCGGCGGATCCCGACCTGCTGCTGGCGAGCCGCAACGGCCTGCCCTGCCATGAGAAGAGCGGCATGCGGGTCGACGAGGTGCTGAGCGTCAAACAGGTGGATGCCCGCCACGGCCATGTCAGCTTCGAGGGATCACTGCTGGTCACCGGCGACGTCATGCCCGGCATGCGGGTCCAGGCCAGCGGCGACGTGGTGATCGGCGGCTTCGTCGAAAACGGCACCGTGGTGTCGGGTGGCAGCATCACGGTGCGCAACGGCATCATAGGCCGCAAGCAGGAGGGCAACGACGAATACCCGTGCCAGCTCAGCGCCGGCGGCGAGATCCACGCCAGCTATGCCCAGTACGCCAGGCTGGAGGCCGATGGCGACATCCATATCCAGAGCCAGCTCAGCCACTGCTACTGCCGCAGCGGCCAGGATCTCAGGGTCGGCGACAGCGCCATGCGCAAGGGCCACCTGATCGGCGGGATCAGCATCGCCAACCGGCTGGTCATGGCCCCGGTGATCGGAGCCTCGGCGGCGAACCGGACCCGGCTGCAGATCCTCGGCGGCTACTTCAGCCACAAGGAGCAGGAGCAGACCCTGCGCCAGCGCAAGCAGGCCTGCGGGGAGCAATTGCTCAAGCTGCAGGATCTCATCCTCAAGCTGCTGCAGTTGCCGAGGGAGAAGCGCAATCCCGAGACGGTGCAGAAGATCAAGACGCTGCGCATCCGCCAGCTCGACGAGGCCAAGTCGCTGAACGAGCAGCTGGCGGCGACCCAGGCACAGCTGCAACTGCTGATGGCCGGCATGAACATAGTCGCGACCCAGCGCCTGTTTCCCGGGGTCGAGGTGGAGATGGCCCACCATCACAACAGGGTCGACATAGAGCACGGCCCCATCAGCTTCGTCATCCGCGACGAGCAGCTGCAACTGACCCCCTATCAGGGCCACAAGTGA